A single Chelonoidis abingdonii isolate Lonesome George unplaced genomic scaffold, CheloAbing_2.0 scaffold0523, whole genome shotgun sequence DNA region contains:
- the LOC116830558 gene encoding olfactory receptor 51G2-like: protein MPAVNDTKSNSAVLLLTGIPGLEEVHLWISISFCLMYVISIAGNSVILFIIKTDPCLHEPMYIFLSMLAITDLGLSVSTMPTILGIFLFKSKEISLDACFAQLFFIHSLSCIESSVLLLMAFDRFVAICNPLRHASILTAPKIANMGLVCVLRAVALIFPLPFLLKQFQYCRANVLSHSFCLHQDVMKLACSDITVNHIYGLSIALLTVGFDSLLICLSYVMVFRTVLSIISHMESLRALNTCVAHLCAVLLFYIPRLGLPVIHRFGNSSSHWLQIFLGYVYLLVPPLMNPIVYSVKCKHLHVRILRVFFK, encoded by the coding sequence ATGCCAGCTGTCAATGACACCAAATCCAACTCTGCAGTGTTACTTCTCACCGGGATACCTGGGCTGGAAGAAGTCCATCTCTGGATCTCTATCTCTTTCTGCTTAATGTATGTTATTTCGATAGCAGGaaattcagtcattctgttcattataaaaacagatccatgcctccatgagcccatgtacatttttctttccatgttgGCCATAACAGATCTTGGCTTATCGGTAAGCACCATGCCAACGATACTGGGCATATTCTTGTTTAAATCTAAGGAGATCAGCCTCGATGCCTGTTTTGCTCAGCTGTTTTTCATCCACTCGCTTTCATGCATTGAATCATCCGTGCTCTTGTTGATGGCCTTTGACCGCTTTGTCGCAATCTGCAATCCTTTAAGACATGCGTCCATCTTAACCGCCCCCAAAATAGCCAAtatgggactggtgtgtgtgctaAGGGCAGTGGCCCTAATATTCCCACTCCCCTTTCTCCTGAAACAGTTCCAATACTGTCGAGCTAATGTCCTCTCCCATTCCTTCTGTTTGCACCAAGACGTCATGAAGTTAGCATGTTCAGATATCACAGTCAACCACATCTATGGCTTGTCTATTGCACTCTTAACAGTGGGGTTCGACTCGCTGCTCATCTGCCTCTCTTATGTGATGGTCTTCAGAACAGTGCTGAGCATCATATCCCACATGGAGTCCCTCAGGGCCCTGAACACCTGTGTGGCCCACCTCTGTGCTGTCTTGCTTTTCTACATACCAAGGCTTGGCTTGCCTGTGATACACAGATTTGGGAATAGCTCTTCTCACTGGCTTCAGATTTTCCTGGGATATGTATACCTGCTGGTCCCGCCTCTGATGAATCCTATCGTGTACAGCGTGAAATGCAAACACCTTCATGTGAGGATACTCAGGGTGTTCTTCAAGTGA